The proteins below come from a single uncultured Methanobrevibacter sp. genomic window:
- a CDS encoding undecaprenyl-phosphate glucose phosphotransferase yields the protein MIKQNQRALNIVMVLIDVLVVTISLFCAWWLRFKTTLFGPIGGHLSLQSYVLFLTFAVIPTYVILYFSFGLYKPYRTHKTIFSEVTQIIKVNIVAFFVLVSILFIVNEPDFSRIMLFLLAIIATVFGVTERFVIRSFLKELRSNNKNLKHILVVGDNDLAFTFARRIKANPYLGFVIGGFLGKSNHVGLEMEGSKIIGSFKDLDDILERNSFDRVVLAIPLKYYYKIDELVESCEKVGIKAEIIPDYIRYFPAQPSVDMIEDIPIINIRYVPLDDAFNSFLKLLSDYIISIIAIIITSPIMIITAIVIKLTSKGPIIFKQERIGYHGKPFMMYKFRSMKVQNPNDEKSEWTTKDDPRKTKVGNFIRKTSIDELPQFFNVLKGDMSVVGPRPERPYFVDEFKEKIPKYMVKHQVKPGLTGWAQIHGCRGNTSIKKRIEFDIEYVENWHMGLDLVIMIKTVVKKNPNAY from the coding sequence TTAATTGATGTGTTAGTTGTAACTATATCTCTTTTCTGTGCATGGTGGTTACGTTTTAAAACTACCTTATTTGGTCCGATTGGAGGACATTTAAGTTTACAAAGTTATGTTCTTTTTTTAACATTTGCTGTAATACCTACTTATGTGATACTATACTTTTCTTTTGGTCTTTATAAACCATATAGGACTCATAAAACAATATTTTCAGAAGTAACTCAAATTATAAAAGTAAATATTGTTGCATTTTTTGTATTAGTGTCTATTTTATTCATTGTTAATGAACCTGATTTTTCAAGAATAATGTTATTCCTTTTAGCTATTATAGCTACTGTTTTTGGAGTAACTGAAAGGTTTGTTATTAGAAGTTTCTTAAAGGAACTCAGATCAAATAATAAGAATCTAAAACATATTCTTGTTGTTGGTGATAATGATTTAGCTTTTACATTTGCTCGTAGAATTAAGGCAAATCCATATTTAGGTTTTGTCATTGGTGGATTTTTAGGTAAATCTAACCATGTTGGTTTAGAAATGGAAGGTAGTAAAATTATAGGTTCTTTTAAAGATTTGGATGATATTCTTGAGAGAAATAGTTTTGATAGAGTTGTATTAGCTATTCCTTTGAAATATTATTATAAAATCGATGAACTTGTAGAAAGTTGTGAAAAGGTGGGAATTAAAGCAGAAATTATTCCAGATTATATAAGGTATTTCCCAGCACAGCCATCAGTAGACATGATTGAAGATATTCCGATTATAAATATCCGTTATGTTCCATTAGATGATGCATTTAATAGTTTTTTAAAATTATTGTCTGATTACATAATATCTATTATAGCTATTATAATTACATCTCCAATTATGATAATTACTGCAATAGTTATTAAATTAACTTCTAAAGGTCCTATTATATTTAAACAAGAAAGGATAGGATATCATGGAAAACCATTCATGATGTATAAATTTAGAAGTATGAAAGTTCAAAATCCAAATGATGAAAAATCAGAATGGACAACAAAAGATGATCCAAGAAAAACTAAAGTGGGTAATTTTATTAGAAAAACAAGTATTGATGAATTACCTCAATTTTTCAATGTTTTAAAAGGGGATATGAGTGTTGTTGGTCCTAGACCTGAAAGACCATATTTTGTTGATGAATTTAAAGAAAAAATTCCTAAATACATGGTTAAACATCAAGTTAAACCAGGTTTAACAGGTTGGGCCCAAATTCATGGGTGTCGTGGTAATACTTCTATTAAAAAACGTATTGAATTTGACATTGAGTATGTAGAAAATTGGCATATGGGTTTGGACTTAGTTATTATGATTAAAACAGTTGTAAAGAAAAATCCTAATGCATATTAA
- a CDS encoding replication factor A — protein MDDEVLEMYEKVKDKLTEEEFEQKINEISQGYEGISFMSDLDIAKQIVDSINGPDENDSLTNSDDVLDIGDLEEGSQGVIAGLVTSISNPKSFKTRKGKEGKVCNLELEDNTGKIRVVLWTENIKLLKNFEEGDIVKITDVDIKEGYMGGNEANLRPRSTITHFKDADLSKFPEYNQNITDIEDLVPDTKANIIARIIRIPTPRTYEKNGKEGKVTSLELKDATGEISYTLWNKNVDLIEELGLDAGDSVKILGAQVRERNGEKSLTHWDGRIIKGDFDVPEFNQEFIKIGDITEQNNVAIKGVISKLQDIRTFMRKSDNSEGKLRNFEVTDDTGSIRTTVWGNDTDLPINKGDIVKIIGADARFDDYTESGYSLNTNFNTQITLNPENLSVEEMDLFDELKQKVSQIIRLSEVEEFDEDGAEVDVIGRIFAIGEINEFQRDDGSVGYARSASFSDGEGRVRLSFWDDKAKQEYKPGDAYKLENARVRLGMYEVELNIGSSARVIKLSEDDNEARFLPSFKTIETMLYKHKSISDVEEDDEGLIVTGRVIEANDVHEFNRDDGTKGFVKSLEIADNSGSINVTLWNENAKKEWNAGDAIKFQDPQITYRNDSLEINVSRSTSILEPNETELEELPTYDELKESIYVPKTIESLEDDDRNVRITGTLKEVFGNKVLITKCPSCGNTIDQSSEEFVCEFCGDTIDEPRYLLMIPARLEDDTGEISITFFDNLAEELLDMKKEEIISITDNGSDLGVMEGKIDDLNGLTVEVITNVSFDDYNEEIRLNPKRILSKYY, from the coding sequence ATGGACGATGAAGTTTTAGAAATGTATGAAAAAGTCAAAGATAAATTGACTGAAGAAGAATTTGAACAGAAAATAAATGAAATTTCTCAAGGATACGAAGGTATAAGTTTCATGAGTGATTTGGACATTGCTAAACAAATAGTAGATAGTATAAATGGTCCTGATGAAAATGATTCTTTAACTAATAGTGATGATGTTTTGGATATTGGTGATTTAGAAGAAGGATCTCAAGGAGTTATCGCAGGATTGGTTACTAGTATTTCAAATCCAAAATCATTTAAAACACGTAAAGGTAAAGAAGGTAAAGTCTGTAATCTTGAATTAGAAGATAATACTGGTAAAATTAGAGTAGTATTATGGACAGAAAATATCAAACTTCTTAAAAATTTTGAAGAAGGGGATATTGTCAAAATCACTGATGTAGATATAAAAGAAGGTTACATGGGTGGTAATGAAGCTAATTTGAGACCTAGGTCAACTATAACTCATTTTAAAGATGCAGATTTATCAAAATTCCCAGAATATAATCAAAATATAACTGATATTGAAGATCTTGTTCCAGATACAAAAGCAAACATTATTGCTAGAATAATAAGAATTCCAACTCCAAGAACATATGAAAAAAATGGAAAAGAAGGAAAAGTTACTTCTTTGGAGTTAAAAGACGCAACTGGTGAAATATCATATACTTTATGGAATAAAAATGTTGATTTAATTGAAGAATTAGGATTAGATGCTGGAGATTCTGTAAAAATATTGGGTGCTCAAGTGAGAGAAAGAAATGGGGAAAAATCTTTAACTCACTGGGATGGTAGAATAATCAAAGGTGATTTTGATGTTCCGGAATTCAATCAAGAATTTATTAAAATTGGGGATATTACAGAGCAAAATAATGTAGCTATTAAAGGTGTAATTTCTAAGTTACAGGATATTAGAACATTCATGAGAAAATCAGATAATTCAGAGGGTAAATTAAGAAACTTTGAAGTTACTGATGATACAGGTTCTATTAGAACTACTGTATGGGGAAATGACACAGACTTACCAATAAACAAGGGAGACATTGTTAAAATTATTGGTGCTGATGCTCGCTTTGATGATTATACTGAAAGTGGGTATTCACTTAATACAAATTTTAACACTCAAATAACATTAAACCCTGAAAATTTATCTGTTGAAGAAATGGATTTATTTGATGAGTTAAAACAAAAAGTTTCTCAAATTATTAGACTTAGTGAAGTTGAAGAATTTGATGAAGATGGAGCTGAAGTTGATGTTATTGGAAGAATATTTGCTATTGGAGAAATTAATGAATTCCAGAGAGATGATGGTAGTGTAGGATATGCACGTTCAGCTAGTTTTTCTGATGGGGAAGGCCGTGTTCGTTTATCATTCTGGGATGATAAGGCTAAACAAGAATATAAACCAGGGGATGCATATAAACTTGAAAATGCAAGAGTCAGGTTAGGTATGTATGAGGTTGAGTTAAATATTGGGAGTTCTGCTCGTGTAATTAAATTATCTGAAGATGATAATGAAGCAAGATTCCTTCCATCTTTCAAAACTATTGAAACAATGCTTTATAAACATAAATCTATTTCTGATGTTGAAGAAGATGATGAAGGTCTTATTGTTACTGGTAGGGTAATTGAAGCAAATGATGTTCATGAATTTAACAGGGATGATGGAACTAAAGGTTTTGTTAAGTCTTTAGAAATAGCTGATAATTCTGGTTCTATTAATGTTACATTATGGAATGAAAACGCTAAAAAAGAGTGGAATGCTGGAGATGCTATTAAATTCCAAGATCCTCAAATTACATATAGAAATGATAGTTTGGAAATCAATGTATCAAGATCCACTTCAATTCTTGAACCTAATGAAACAGAACTTGAAGAATTACCTACTTATGATGAATTGAAAGAATCAATTTATGTTCCTAAGACTATTGAATCTTTAGAAGATGATGATAGAAATGTTCGTATTACAGGTACTCTTAAAGAAGTATTTGGTAATAAAGTATTAATTACTAAATGTCCTAGTTGTGGAAATACTATTGACCAATCTTCTGAAGAATTTGTCTGTGAGTTTTGTGGAGATACAATAGATGAACCTAGGTATCTTTTAATGATTCCAGCTAGACTTGAAGATGATACTGGTGAAATTTCAATTACTTTCTTTGATAACTTAGCTGAAGAACTTCTTGACATGAAAAAAGAAGAAATAATTTCTATTACTGATAATGGTTCTGATTTAGGAGTCATGGAAGGTAAAATTGATGATTTGAATGGTTTAACTGTTGAAGTTATTACTAATGTTAGTTTTGATGATTATAATGAAGAAATTAGGCTTAATCCTAAAAGAATTTTATCTAAATATTACTGA
- the radA gene encoding DNA repair and recombination protein RadA, translated as MVELEDLPSVGEKTAEKLRDAGFADMMRLATATPKELSVKAEIGEGVAEKVIEAARKSEKIDFETAFDVLERRRDVGHISVGSEGFNDLIGGGIETQSITEVFGEFGSGKSQISHELAVTVQLPPEKGGLDAECVFIDTENTFRPERIEQIANGFELDVEEVLQRIHVARAFNSSHQILMAEKINELIQQGNNIKLVIVDSLMAHFRAEYVGRESLAVRQQKLNQHLHALQQIANTYNVAVFITNQVQAKPDSFFGSPTKAIGGHVLGHASTYRIWLKKGLAGKRIARLVDSPHLPEGECVFKIKTEGIVD; from the coding sequence ATGGTGGAATTAGAAGATTTACCAAGTGTTGGTGAAAAAACAGCAGAAAAATTAAGAGATGCAGGTTTTGCAGACATGATGAGGTTAGCTACTGCAACTCCTAAAGAATTATCTGTTAAAGCAGAAATTGGTGAAGGTGTAGCTGAAAAAGTTATTGAAGCAGCTCGTAAATCTGAAAAAATAGATTTTGAAACAGCTTTTGATGTTCTTGAAAGAAGAAGAGATGTAGGTCACATTTCTGTTGGAAGTGAAGGTTTCAATGATTTAATTGGTGGTGGAATTGAAACTCAATCAATTACTGAAGTATTTGGCGAGTTTGGATCAGGTAAAAGTCAAATTTCTCATGAATTAGCAGTTACTGTACAATTACCTCCTGAAAAAGGTGGACTTGACGCTGAATGTGTATTTATTGATACTGAAAATACTTTTCGTCCAGAAAGAATTGAACAAATAGCTAATGGATTTGAATTAGATGTGGAAGAAGTTTTACAAAGAATTCATGTAGCTCGTGCATTTAACTCTTCTCACCAAATTTTAATGGCTGAAAAAATCAATGAACTCATTCAACAAGGTAATAATATTAAATTAGTCATTGTAGATTCATTAATGGCTCATTTCAGAGCTGAATATGTTGGAAGGGAATCTTTAGCTGTAAGACAACAAAAATTAAATCAACATTTACATGCACTTCAGCAAATAGCTAACACATATAATGTAGCTGTTTTCATAACAAATCAAGTTCAAGCTAAACCTGATTCTTTCTTTGGAAGTCCTACTAAAGCTATTGGTGGACATGTTTTAGGGCATGCATCTACTTACAGGATCTGGCTTAAAAAAGGTTTAGCAGGTAAAAGAATTGCTCGTTTAGTTGATAGTCCTCATTTACCTGAAGGTGAATGTGTATTTAAAATTAAAACAGAAGGTATTGTTGATTAG